One window of Theropithecus gelada isolate Dixy chromosome 4, Tgel_1.0, whole genome shotgun sequence genomic DNA carries:
- the RING1 gene encoding E3 ubiquitin-protein ligase RING1 yields MTTPANAQNASKTWELSLYELHRTPQEAIMDGTEIAVSPRSLHSELMCPICLDMLKNTMTTKECLHRFCSDCIVTALRSGNKECPTCRKKLVSKRSLRPDPNFDALISKIYPSREEYEAHQDRVLIRLSRLHNQQALSSSIEEGLRMQAMHRAQRVRRPIPGSDQTTTMSGGEGEPGEGEGDGEDVSSDSAPDSAPGPAPKRPRGGGAGGSSVGTGGGGTGGVGGGAGSEDSGDRGGTLGGGTLGPPSPPGAPSPPEPGGEIELVFRPHPLLVEKGEYCQTRYVKTTGNATVDHLSKYLALRIALERRQQQEAGEPGGPGGGASDTGGPDGGGGEGGGAGGGDGPEEPALPSLEGVSEKQYTIYIAPGGGAFTTLNGSLTLELVNEKFWKVSRPLELCYAPTKDPK; encoded by the exons ATGACGACGCCGGCGAATGCCCAGAATGCCAGCAAAACGTGGGAACTGAGTCTGTATGAGCTGCACCGGACCCCGCAG GAAGCCATAATGGATGGCACAGAGATTGCTGTTTCCCCTCGGTCACTGCATTCAGAACTCATGTGCCCTATCTGCCTGGACATGCTGAAGAATACGATGACCACCAAGGAGTGCCTCCACAGATTCTGCTCTGACTGCATTGTCACAGCCCTACGGAGCGG GAACAAGGAGTGTCCTACCTGCCGAAAGAAGCTGGTATCCAAGCGATCCCTACGGCCAGACCCCAACTTTGATGCCCTGATCTCTAAGATCTATCCTAGCCGGGAGGAATATGAGGCCCATCAAGATCGAGTGCTTATCCGCCTGAGCCGCCTGCACAACCAGCAGGCATTGAGCTCCAGCATTGAGGAGGGGCTACGAATGCAGGCCATGCACAG GGCCCAGCGTGTGAGGCGGCCGATACCCGGGTCAGATCAGACCACAACGATGAGTGGGGGGGAAGGAGAgcctggggagggagaaggggatggAGAAGATGTGAGCTCAGACTCCGCCCCTGACTCTGCCCCAGGCCCTGCTCCCAAGCGACCCCGTGGAGGGGGTGCAGGGGGGAGCAGTGTAGGGACAGGGGGAGGCGGCactggtggggtgggtgggggtgccGGTTCGGAAGACTCTGGTGACCGGGGAGGGACTCTGGGAGGGGGAACGCTGGGCCCCCCAAGCCCTCCTGGGGCCCCCAGCCCCCCAGAGCCAGGTGGAGAAATTGAGCTCGTGTTCCGGCCCCACCCCCTGCTCGTGGAGAAGGGAGAATACTGCCAGACTAG GTATGTGAAGACAACTGGGAATGCCACAGTGGACCACCTCTCCAAGTACTTGGCCCTGCGCATTGCCCTTGAGCGGAGGCAGCAGCAGGAAGCAGGGGAGCCAGGAGGGCCTGGAGGGGGCGCCTCTGACACCGGAGGACCTGATGGGGGTGGCGGGGAGGGCGGGGGTGCCGGAGGAGGTGACGGTCCTGAGGAGCCTGctttgcccagcctggagggcgTCAGTGAAAAGCAGTACACCATCTACATCGCACCTGGAGGCGGGGCGTTCACG ACGTTGAATGGCTCGCTGACCCTGGAGCTGGTGAATGAGAAATTCTGGAAGGTGTCCCGGCCACTGGAGCTGTGCTATGCTCCCACCAAGGATCCAAAGTGA
- the SLC39A7 gene encoding zinc transporter SLC39A7 isoform X1, whose translation MARGLGAPHWVAVGLLTWAALGLLVAGLAGHDDLHDDLQEDFHGHSHRHSHEDFHHGHSHAHGHGHTHESIWHGHTHGHDHGHSHEDLHHGHSHGHSHESLFHRGHGHDHEHSHGGYGESGAPGIKQDLDAVTLWAYALGATVLISAAPFFVLFLIPVESNSPRHRSLLQILLSFASGGLLGDAFLHLIPHALEPHSHHTLEQHGHGHSHGGQGPILSVGLWVLSGIVAFLVVEKFVRHVKGGHGHSHTHGSHGHGRQERSTKEKQSSEEEEKETGGVQKRRGGSTVPKDGPVRPQNAEEEKRGLDLRVSGYLNLAADLAHNFTDGLAIGASFRGGRGLGILTTMTVLLHEVPHEVGDFAILVQSGCSKKQAMRLQLLTAVGALAGTACALLTEGGAVGSEVAGGAGPGWVLPFTAGGFIYVATVSVLPELLREASPLQSLLEVLGLLGGVVMMVLIAHLE comes from the exons ATGGCCAGAGGCCTGGGGGCCCCCCACTGGGTGGCCGTGGGACTGCTGACCTGGGCGGCCTTGGGGCTTCTGGTGGCTGGACTCGCGGGTCATGACGACCTGCACGACGATCTGCAAGAGGACTTCCATGGCCACAGTCACAGGCACTCACATGAAGATTTCCACCATGGACACAGCCATGCCCATGGCCATGGCCACACTCACGAGAGCATCTGGCATGGACATACCCACGGTCACGACCATGGACATTCACATGAGGATTTACACCATGGCCATAGCCATGGCCACTCCCATGAGAGCCTCTTCCACAGAGGACATGGACATGACCATGAGCATAGCCATGGAGGCTATGGGGAGTCTGGGGCTCCAGGCATCAAGCAGGACCTGGATGCTGTCACTCTCTGGGCTTAT GCACTGGGGGCCACAGTGCTGATCTCAGCAGCTCCATTTTTTGTCCTCTTCCTTATCCCCGTGGAGTCAAACTCCCCCCGGCATCGCTCTCTACTTCAGATCTTGCTCAGTTTTGCTTCCGGTGGCCTCCTGGGAGATGCCTTCCTGCACCTCATTCCTCATGCTCTTG AACCTCATTCTCACCACACTCTGGAGCAACACGGACATGGACACTCCCACGGTG GCCAGGGCCCCATTCTGTCTGTGGGACTGTGGGTTCTCAGTGGAATTGTTGCCTTTCTTGTTGTGGAGAAATTTGTGAGACATGTGAAAGGAGGACATGGTCACAGTCACACACATGGAAGTCATGGACATGGAAGACAAG AGCGTTCTACCAAGGAGAAGCAGAgctcagaagaagaagaaaaggaaacaggggGGGTTCAGAAGAGGCGAGGAGGGAGCACGGTACCCAAAGATGGGCCAGTGAGACCTCAGaatgctgaagaagaaaaaagaggcttAG ATCTGCGTGTGTCAGGGTACCTGAATCTGGCTGCTGACTTGGCACACAACTTCACTGATGGTCTGGCCATTGGGGCTTCCTTTCGAGGGGGTCGGGGGCTAGGGATCCTGACCACAATGACTGTCCTGCTACATGAAGTGCCCCATGAGGTCGGAGACTTTGCCATCTTGGTCCAGTCTGGCTGCAGCAAAAAGCAG GCAATGCGTCTGCAACTACTGACAGCAGTAGGGGCACTGGCAGGCACAGCCTGTGCCCTTCTCACTGAAGGAGGAGCAGTGGGCAGTGAAGTTGCAGGTGGTGCAGGTCCTGGCTGGGTCCTGCCATTTACTGCAGGTGGCTTTATCTACGTAGCAACAGTGTCTGTGTTGCCCGAGCTGCTGAGGGAGGCATCACCATTGCAGTCACTTCTGGAGGTGCTGGGGCTGCTGGGGGGAGTTGTCATGATGGTGCTGATTGCCCATCTCGAGTGA
- the HSD17B8 gene encoding estradiol 17-beta-dehydrogenase 8 — protein MASQLQNRLRSALALVTGAGSGIGRAVSVRLAGEGATVAACDLDGAAAQETVRLLGGPGNKEGPPRGNHAAFQADVSEARAARRLLEQVQACFSRPPSVVVSCAGITQDEFLLHMSEDDWDKVIAVNLKGTFLVTQAAAQALVSNGCRGSIINISSITGKVGNMGQTNYAASKAGVIGLTQTAARELGRHGIRCNSVLPGFIATPMTQKVPQKVVDKITEMIPMGYLGDPEDVADVVAFLASEDSGYITGASVEVTGGLFM, from the exons ATGGCGTCTCAGCTCCAGAACCGGCTCCGCTCCGCACTGGCCTTGGTCACAG GTGCCGGGAGCGGCATCGGCCGAGCAGTCAGTGTACGCCTGGCCGGAGAGGGGGCCACCGTAGCTGCCTGCGACCTGGACGGGGCAGCGGCACAGGAGACGGTGCGGCTGCTGGGCGGGCCAGGGAACAAGGAGGGGCCGCCCCGAGGGAACCACGCTGCCTTCCAGGCTGACGTGTCTGAGGCCAGAGCCGCCAGGCGCCTGCTGGAACAAGTGCAG GCCTGCTTTTCTCGCCCACCATCTGTCGTTGTGTCCTGTGCGGGCATCACCCAGGATGAGTTTCTGCTGCACATGTCTGAGGATGACTGGGACAAAGTCATAGCTGTCAACCTCAAG GGTACCTTCCTAGTCACTCAGGCTGCAGCACAAGCCCTGGTGTCCAATGGTTGTCGTGGTTCCATCATCAACATTAGTAGCATCACAGGAAAG GTGGGGAACATGGGGCAGACAAACTATGCAGCATCCAAGGCTGGAGTGATTGGGCTGACCCAGACTGCAGCCCGGGAGCTTGGACG ACATGGGATCCGCTGTAACTCTGTCCTCCCAGGGTTCATTGCAACACCCATGACACAGAAAGTGCCACAGAAAGTGGTGGACAAG ATTACTGAAATGATCCCGATGGGATACTTGGGGGACCCTGAGG ATGTGGCAGATGTGGTCGCATTCTTGGCATCTGAAGACAGTGGATACATCACAGGGGCCTCAGTGGAAGTCACTG GAGGTCTTTTCATGTAA
- the SLC39A7 gene encoding zinc transporter SLC39A7 isoform X2 yields the protein MTTCTTICKRTSMATVTVLISAAPFFVLFLIPVESNSPRHRSLLQILLSFASGGLLGDAFLHLIPHALEPHSHHTLEQHGHGHSHGGQGPILSVGLWVLSGIVAFLVVEKFVRHVKGGHGHSHTHGSHGHGRQERSTKEKQSSEEEEKETGGVQKRRGGSTVPKDGPVRPQNAEEEKRGLDLRVSGYLNLAADLAHNFTDGLAIGASFRGGRGLGILTTMTVLLHEVPHEVGDFAILVQSGCSKKQAMRLQLLTAVGALAGTACALLTEGGAVGSEVAGGAGPGWVLPFTAGGFIYVATVSVLPELLREASPLQSLLEVLGLLGGVVMMVLIAHLE from the exons ATGACGACCTGCACGACGATCTGCAAGAGGACTTCCATGGCCACAGTCACAG TGCTGATCTCAGCAGCTCCATTTTTTGTCCTCTTCCTTATCCCCGTGGAGTCAAACTCCCCCCGGCATCGCTCTCTACTTCAGATCTTGCTCAGTTTTGCTTCCGGTGGCCTCCTGGGAGATGCCTTCCTGCACCTCATTCCTCATGCTCTTG AACCTCATTCTCACCACACTCTGGAGCAACACGGACATGGACACTCCCACGGTG GCCAGGGCCCCATTCTGTCTGTGGGACTGTGGGTTCTCAGTGGAATTGTTGCCTTTCTTGTTGTGGAGAAATTTGTGAGACATGTGAAAGGAGGACATGGTCACAGTCACACACATGGAAGTCATGGACATGGAAGACAAG AGCGTTCTACCAAGGAGAAGCAGAgctcagaagaagaagaaaaggaaacaggggGGGTTCAGAAGAGGCGAGGAGGGAGCACGGTACCCAAAGATGGGCCAGTGAGACCTCAGaatgctgaagaagaaaaaagaggcttAG ATCTGCGTGTGTCAGGGTACCTGAATCTGGCTGCTGACTTGGCACACAACTTCACTGATGGTCTGGCCATTGGGGCTTCCTTTCGAGGGGGTCGGGGGCTAGGGATCCTGACCACAATGACTGTCCTGCTACATGAAGTGCCCCATGAGGTCGGAGACTTTGCCATCTTGGTCCAGTCTGGCTGCAGCAAAAAGCAG GCAATGCGTCTGCAACTACTGACAGCAGTAGGGGCACTGGCAGGCACAGCCTGTGCCCTTCTCACTGAAGGAGGAGCAGTGGGCAGTGAAGTTGCAGGTGGTGCAGGTCCTGGCTGGGTCCTGCCATTTACTGCAGGTGGCTTTATCTACGTAGCAACAGTGTCTGTGTTGCCCGAGCTGCTGAGGGAGGCATCACCATTGCAGTCACTTCTGGAGGTGCTGGGGCTGCTGGGGGGAGTTGTCATGATGGTGCTGATTGCCCATCTCGAGTGA